One Planctomycetia bacterium DNA window includes the following coding sequences:
- a CDS encoding alpha/beta hydrolase codes for MHRAMQLFSVLMFVAVIGLIPTRSRAAEPRLELLWPAGAPGAVGDEEADRPSLTIYSAPEEKAVGVGIVICPGGGYGHLAVDHEGLQIAEWMNSLGVTAGVLRYRIAPRYHHPAPLQDAQRAMRLMRSRAAELQIDPVRIGVIGFSAGGHLASTIATHFDDGAPNAQDPIDGVSCRPDFAILCYPVITMELPTTHSGSRRNLLGEEPDAALVAAMSNDQQVTEKTPPTFLLHTTEDTVVLPENSLLFYAALRKAGVPAALHIYEKGPHGVGLGRKLPGVGAWPETCEAWLRDRAVLPKKEQ; via the coding sequence GTGCATCGCGCCATGCAGTTGTTTTCAGTGCTTATGTTCGTCGCCGTGATCGGCCTCATTCCCACGCGTTCGCGCGCCGCCGAGCCTCGCCTCGAATTGCTTTGGCCCGCGGGCGCGCCAGGCGCCGTCGGCGACGAGGAGGCCGATCGGCCTTCGCTCACGATTTATAGCGCGCCGGAGGAGAAGGCGGTCGGCGTCGGCATCGTGATTTGTCCCGGTGGAGGGTATGGGCATCTGGCCGTCGATCACGAAGGTTTGCAAATCGCCGAATGGATGAATTCACTCGGCGTCACGGCGGGCGTGTTGCGCTACCGCATTGCGCCCCGCTACCATCATCCCGCGCCCTTGCAAGACGCGCAGCGCGCCATGCGCTTGATGCGCTCGCGGGCGGCTGAGTTGCAAATCGATCCGGTGCGGATCGGCGTAATTGGTTTTTCCGCTGGCGGGCACCTCGCGTCGACCATTGCCACGCATTTCGACGATGGCGCCCCGAATGCGCAGGATCCCATCGACGGCGTTTCCTGCCGGCCCGATTTCGCGATCCTCTGCTATCCCGTGATCACGATGGAGTTGCCGACTACGCATAGCGGCTCGCGGCGCAATCTCTTAGGCGAAGAGCCCGATGCGGCGCTGGTGGCGGCGATGTCGAACGACCAGCAAGTCACCGAAAAAACGCCGCCGACGTTCCTGCTCCACACCACGGAAGACACCGTCGTCCTCCCGGAAAACAGCCTGCTGTTTTACGCGGCACTACGCAAAGCAGGCGTGCCCGCCGCATTGCACATCTACGAAAAAGGCCCGCACGGCGTCGGCCTCGGCCGCAAGCTTCCCGGCGTCGGCGCCTGGCCGGAGACCTGCGAAGCCTGGCTGCGGGATCGAGCAGTGCTGCCGAAAAAGGAGCAGTGA
- a CDS encoding protein-L-isoaspartate(D-aspartate) O-methyltransferase, with the protein MNALRGLAHVACFLILASSVAAQQADPNEAARNRLADDEIAGAGIKDERVVESIRTTPRHEFMPAKQRKFAYFDMALPIGHGQTISPPFVVAYMTEQLEPKATDKVLEIGTGSGYQAAVLSPLVSEVYSIEIVEPLGKRAAATLEKLGYENVFTMVGDGYKGWPEHAPFDKIIVTCSPENVPQPLVDQLKEGGRMIVPLGERYQQLLYLFTKVDGKLKKEPLEATYFVPMTGEAEELRQVKPDDATPALVNGDFEKFDAEKRLPEAWYYVRQAEVIAKDGDASAHFLRFHNDTTGRDAHCLQAIGIDGREVKSITVGYRMRGENLVSGANRDQFATLYVNFFGEDRAPIRQEILGPWTGDIKWTEKSVNMVVPVSARGAVIGIGLFGATGTLEFDDITVTGSQR; encoded by the coding sequence ATGAATGCTCTTCGCGGTCTTGCGCACGTTGCGTGCTTTCTGATCTTGGCGTCGTCCGTTGCCGCGCAACAGGCCGATCCGAATGAAGCCGCGCGGAATCGATTGGCGGACGATGAAATCGCCGGCGCCGGCATCAAGGACGAGCGGGTCGTGGAGTCGATTCGCACCACGCCGCGTCATGAGTTCATGCCGGCCAAGCAACGCAAGTTCGCCTACTTCGACATGGCGTTGCCGATCGGGCACGGGCAGACGATCTCGCCGCCGTTCGTCGTGGCCTATATGACCGAGCAGTTGGAACCGAAGGCGACCGACAAGGTATTGGAAATCGGCACCGGCTCCGGCTATCAGGCCGCGGTGTTGAGTCCCCTGGTGAGCGAGGTGTATTCGATCGAGATCGTGGAACCGCTGGGTAAACGCGCGGCGGCGACGCTCGAAAAGCTGGGCTACGAAAACGTGTTCACCATGGTCGGCGACGGCTACAAGGGCTGGCCGGAACATGCGCCGTTCGACAAGATCATCGTCACCTGCTCGCCGGAAAACGTGCCGCAGCCGCTGGTGGATCAGTTGAAGGAAGGCGGACGGATGATCGTGCCGCTCGGCGAGCGGTATCAGCAACTCCTGTACTTGTTTACGAAAGTCGACGGCAAACTCAAGAAGGAACCGCTCGAAGCGACGTACTTCGTGCCGATGACCGGCGAGGCCGAGGAGTTACGTCAGGTCAAGCCGGACGATGCGACGCCCGCGCTCGTGAACGGCGATTTCGAGAAATTTGACGCCGAGAAGCGACTACCCGAGGCCTGGTACTACGTTCGCCAGGCGGAAGTGATTGCGAAGGACGGCGACGCGTCCGCCCATTTCCTCCGCTTTCACAACGACACCACAGGGCGCGACGCGCACTGCCTGCAGGCAATCGGCATCGACGGCCGCGAGGTCAAATCGATCACCGTCGGTTATCGCATGCGCGGCGAGAACCTGGTGTCCGGCGCGAACCGCGATCAGTTTGCGACGCTCTACGTGAATTTTTTCGGCGAAGACCGAGCGCCGATTCGCCAGGAAATCCTCGGCCCGTGGACGGGCGACATCAAGTGGACGGAAAAGTCGGTCAACATGGTCGTGCCGGTCAGCGCCCGAGGAGCGGTGATCGGCATCGGTCTCTTCGGTGCTACCGGCACGCTGGAGTTCGACGACATCACGGTGACGGGAAGCCAGCGGTAG
- a CDS encoding valine--tRNA ligase produces the protein MTELAKQYDHAAAESRWYSWWESRGYFHAEPNAARKPYTIVIPPPNVTGALHLGHALNNTLQDALIRMKRMQGFNTLWMPGTDHAGIATQAVVERRLLQEEKLSRHDLGREKLVERIWKWKADYEKRILGQLKRIGASCDWSRTRFTLDDVCARAVRHTFFNLFQKGLIYRGKRLVNWDTFLQTAVSDDEVFHETTQGHFWHFRYPVIDPKPGEPTHVEIATTRPETMLGDTAVAVHPDPAAAFDKVEADLRAKLNEAAEKDKPAIKAQLADLTKRRAELLPRLIKLRDMAKAGRKLLLPLLNREIPLVTDLWAKPELGTGCVKITPAHDPNDYEVGKRQSLPMINILNPDGTLNEHAGAYQGLKNLVARERVVADLDALGLLGDVEDREIEIAHSDRSKTPIEPFLADQWFVKMDRLAQSAMDAVSDGRVKIFPQRYARGYLDWLGEKRDWPIGRQLWWGHRIPIWPAPTVTEAELKQAFAGRNDVSWQRDEERDQWLICAQETDLAPDAIQGHTIHQDNDVLDTWFSSALWPHSTLGWPQQTPELKYFYPTSVLITSRDIITLWVARMVLTGLENIGDVPFREVFIHPKILDGDGETMSKSKGNGVDPIDVMEKFGADSLRFGLAYLTTETQDVRMPVDFECPHCQHLVPQTKKNRVLPRVPCKHCGKEFSTQWAEKPADVALPRGAVVSERFELGRNFCNKLWNASRFVMMNLEGYTPAAVNETELPIEDRWILSRLSTVTAGVTEALDTYKFSEAARLLYDFAWDDFCSFYVEMAKSRFDDEQQRPLAQRVIVHTLDALLRLLHPLIPFITEDVWQLLGEVAPERGLPQPSKASESIMVATWPETNAAQRNAEFEARFARFQEVLRALREIRSRQNIPPKTPIRFTLRSNDETAELLQPMAPYFESMAGATATAWGPNVVEPTTCAKIAAGGAEVAVDMTGLIDVEAEIQRNEKELDRVRGSITGKERQLSNENFTSRAPAAVVDAERKALEELRERVGSLEKTLTTLRSQA, from the coding sequence ATGACCGAACTTGCCAAGCAGTACGATCACGCCGCCGCTGAGAGTCGTTGGTACTCCTGGTGGGAATCGCGAGGGTATTTTCATGCCGAGCCGAACGCGGCGCGGAAGCCTTATACGATCGTGATCCCACCGCCGAATGTGACCGGCGCTTTGCATCTGGGTCATGCGCTCAATAACACCTTGCAGGACGCGCTGATCCGCATGAAGCGGATGCAGGGCTTCAACACGCTCTGGATGCCGGGGACCGATCACGCCGGCATCGCCACGCAAGCCGTGGTCGAACGGCGATTGCTGCAAGAAGAAAAACTCAGCCGGCACGATCTGGGGCGCGAGAAGCTCGTCGAGCGCATCTGGAAGTGGAAGGCTGACTACGAGAAGCGCATTCTCGGGCAACTCAAGCGAATTGGCGCGAGTTGCGATTGGTCGCGCACGCGGTTCACACTGGATGACGTTTGCGCCCGGGCGGTACGGCATACGTTTTTCAATTTGTTTCAGAAGGGCCTGATCTATCGCGGCAAGCGATTGGTGAATTGGGACACGTTCCTGCAAACCGCGGTGAGCGACGACGAGGTATTCCACGAGACCACCCAGGGGCACTTCTGGCATTTTCGTTATCCGGTGATCGACCCCAAGCCCGGTGAGCCCACGCATGTGGAGATCGCCACGACGCGGCCGGAAACGATGCTCGGCGATACGGCTGTGGCAGTACACCCGGACCCCGCGGCGGCGTTCGATAAGGTCGAAGCGGACCTGCGCGCGAAGCTGAATGAGGCCGCCGAGAAGGACAAGCCGGCGATCAAAGCTCAACTCGCCGATCTAACGAAGCGCCGCGCGGAACTGTTGCCACGATTGATCAAGTTGCGCGACATGGCCAAGGCGGGGCGTAAACTGCTCTTGCCATTGTTGAATCGTGAAATCCCGCTCGTGACCGATCTCTGGGCGAAGCCGGAACTGGGCACGGGCTGCGTAAAGATCACGCCGGCGCATGATCCGAACGACTACGAAGTCGGCAAGCGGCAGTCGCTGCCGATGATCAACATTCTCAATCCCGACGGTACGCTCAACGAACATGCCGGCGCGTACCAGGGATTGAAAAACCTCGTGGCGCGCGAACGCGTCGTGGCGGACCTCGACGCGCTAGGGTTGCTTGGCGACGTGGAAGATCGCGAAATCGAGATCGCGCACTCGGATCGCTCGAAAACGCCGATCGAACCGTTCCTGGCCGATCAATGGTTCGTAAAGATGGATCGCTTGGCGCAATCGGCCATGGACGCCGTGAGCGACGGCCGCGTGAAGATTTTTCCGCAGCGCTACGCGCGAGGCTACTTAGATTGGCTCGGCGAAAAACGCGATTGGCCGATCGGCCGGCAACTGTGGTGGGGCCACCGCATTCCCATCTGGCCCGCGCCGACGGTGACCGAAGCGGAATTGAAGCAGGCTTTTGCCGGACGGAACGACGTCTCCTGGCAACGCGACGAAGAGCGCGACCAATGGTTGATCTGCGCGCAGGAGACCGACCTTGCGCCTGACGCGATTCAAGGCCACACGATTCACCAGGACAACGACGTGCTCGATACCTGGTTCAGTTCAGCGCTCTGGCCGCATTCGACGTTGGGCTGGCCGCAGCAAACGCCTGAATTGAAATACTTCTATCCCACAAGTGTGCTGATCACGAGCCGTGACATCATCACGCTCTGGGTGGCGCGGATGGTGCTTACAGGACTGGAAAACATCGGCGACGTGCCGTTCCGCGAGGTGTTCATTCACCCCAAGATTCTCGACGGCGACGGCGAGACGATGTCGAAGTCGAAGGGAAATGGCGTCGACCCGATCGACGTGATGGAAAAGTTCGGCGCGGATTCGCTGCGCTTCGGTCTCGCGTATCTCACGACCGAAACGCAAGACGTGCGGATGCCGGTCGATTTCGAATGCCCGCACTGCCAGCATTTGGTGCCGCAGACCAAGAAAAACCGCGTGCTGCCGCGCGTGCCGTGCAAGCACTGTGGGAAGGAGTTCTCCACGCAATGGGCCGAAAAGCCAGCCGACGTGGCGCTGCCGCGCGGCGCCGTGGTGAGCGAGCGTTTCGAGCTGGGGCGCAACTTCTGCAACAAGCTTTGGAACGCCTCGCGCTTCGTGATGATGAATCTCGAAGGTTACACGCCTGCCGCGGTGAATGAGACGGAGCTGCCGATCGAGGATCGCTGGATCCTGAGCCGGCTCTCGACGGTGACCGCCGGCGTGACTGAGGCGCTCGACACATATAAGTTCTCCGAGGCGGCGCGGTTGCTGTACGACTTCGCCTGGGACGACTTTTGCAGCTTCTACGTCGAGATGGCGAAAAGCCGCTTCGACGACGAGCAGCAGCGTCCGCTCGCGCAGCGCGTGATCGTGCATACGCTCGACGCGCTGCTCCGACTGTTGCATCCGTTGATTCCGTTCATCACGGAAGACGTCTGGCAATTGCTCGGCGAAGTTGCGCCCGAACGCGGATTGCCCCAGCCATCGAAGGCCAGCGAGAGCATCATGGTTGCCACCTGGCCGGAGACGAACGCCGCGCAGCGAAACGCGGAGTTTGAAGCCCGGTTCGCGCGCTTCCAGGAAGTGCTGCGCGCCTTGCGCGAGATTCGCAGCCGGCAGAACATTCCGCCCAAGACGCCGATCCGCTTCACGCTGCGCTCGAACGACGAAACGGCGGAGTTGCTGCAGCCGATGGCCCCGTATTTCGAGAGCATGGCGGGCGCGACGGCCACGGCCTGGGGGCCGAACGTCGTGGAACCGACGACGTGCGCGAAGATCGCCGCCGGCGGCGCCGAAGTGGCTGTCGACATGACCGGCCTGATCGACGTCGAGGCGGAAATCCAACGCAACGAAAAGGAGTTGGACCGCGTCCGCGGATCAATCACCGGCAAGGAACGCCAACTGTCGAACGAGAATTTCACGAGCCGCGCCCCGGCCGCCGTAGTCGACGCTGAGCGCAAAGCCCTCGAGGAACTCCGCGAACGCGTCGGCTCCCTCGAAAAAACCCTGACGACGCTGCGTTCCCAGGCGTAG
- the cimA gene encoding citramalate synthase, with the protein MRRVQIYDTTLRDGSQGEGVSFSLQDKLLITERLDSLGFDFIEGGYPGSNEKDAAYFARVREMELGHAKVCAFGMTRRRGIAADQDPGMQALLRSDAPVITIVGKTSSFHVEEVLRVSLEENLGMIADSIRLMRAEGREVIYDAEHFFDGWKLNPEYALKTIQAAAGAGAMLISLCDTNGGTMPEEIAALVRAAQAGLDIPVGIHCHNDCELGVANSLAAVDAGAVHVQGTINGFGERCGNADLISVIANLAVKKRGYEVLTGQGVEHLTELSRFVYETANMNYRPSQPFVGQSAFAHKGGMHVHAVARATSSYEHINPEVVGNERRILVSELSGRSNIAALTSKHNLAHDQELMTKILDEVVRLENQGFVFEAANGSFELLVRKCAGQYQPHFERLSYSVRVESDRNDNVVTEARVKIKVGEEVRHEVAEGDGPVNALDAAMRKALNGTFPNLQHMQLVDYKVRVVNSEAATAAGVRVVIESRDEHDVWGTVGASENIIEASWMALVDSIEYKLYKDESRGAAVDKVVQAI; encoded by the coding sequence ATGCGCCGCGTACAGATTTATGACACCACGCTCCGAGACGGGAGCCAGGGGGAAGGCGTTAGCTTTTCTCTGCAGGACAAGCTGCTGATCACCGAGCGGCTCGACAGCCTGGGCTTCGATTTCATCGAGGGGGGCTATCCCGGCTCGAACGAAAAGGACGCGGCCTATTTTGCGCGCGTGCGCGAGATGGAACTGGGACACGCCAAGGTCTGCGCGTTCGGCATGACGCGGCGGCGCGGCATCGCGGCGGACCAGGATCCCGGCATGCAGGCTCTGTTGCGCTCCGACGCGCCGGTGATTACGATCGTCGGCAAGACCTCTTCGTTCCATGTGGAAGAGGTATTGCGCGTCAGCCTGGAAGAAAACCTGGGCATGATCGCCGACAGCATCCGCCTGATGCGTGCCGAGGGGCGCGAAGTGATCTACGACGCCGAACACTTTTTCGACGGCTGGAAGTTGAATCCCGAGTACGCGCTCAAAACGATTCAGGCCGCGGCCGGCGCCGGCGCGATGTTGATCTCGCTCTGCGACACCAACGGCGGCACGATGCCGGAAGAGATCGCCGCACTGGTCCGCGCCGCGCAAGCGGGGCTCGACATCCCGGTCGGCATCCATTGCCACAACGATTGCGAGCTGGGCGTCGCCAATTCCCTGGCCGCCGTCGACGCCGGCGCCGTCCACGTGCAAGGGACCATCAATGGCTTCGGCGAGCGCTGCGGCAACGCCGATTTGATCTCGGTGATTGCGAACCTGGCGGTCAAAAAGCGCGGCTATGAAGTGTTGACGGGGCAAGGGGTCGAGCATCTGACGGAGCTGTCGCGCTTCGTCTACGAAACGGCCAACATGAATTACCGGCCGAGCCAACCGTTCGTCGGCCAAAGCGCCTTTGCGCATAAGGGCGGCATGCACGTTCATGCCGTCGCCCGGGCCACGAGCAGCTACGAGCACATCAACCCGGAAGTCGTCGGCAACGAGCGCCGTATTCTGGTAAGTGAACTCTCCGGCCGCTCAAACATCGCCGCGCTGACGAGCAAGCACAATCTGGCGCATGACCAGGAATTGATGACGAAGATTCTGGACGAGGTCGTGCGTTTGGAAAACCAGGGATTTGTGTTCGAAGCCGCCAACGGCTCGTTCGAGTTGCTGGTCCGCAAATGCGCCGGGCAGTACCAGCCGCATTTCGAACGGCTCAGCTACTCGGTCCGCGTGGAGTCCGATCGCAACGATAATGTCGTCACCGAGGCCCGGGTGAAGATCAAAGTCGGCGAGGAAGTGCGCCACGAGGTGGCCGAAGGGGACGGCCCGGTGAACGCGCTGGACGCCGCGATGCGCAAAGCGCTCAACGGCACCTTCCCGAACCTGCAGCACATGCAGCTTGTCGACTATAAGGTCCGCGTCGTGAACAGCGAGGCGGCCACGGCGGCCGGGGTGCGTGTGGTGATCGAAAGCCGCGACGAACACGACGTCTGGGGCACGGTCGGCGCCAGTGAAAACATCATCGAAGCCAGTTGGATGGCGCTGGTCGACAGCATCGAATACAAGCTCTACAAGGACGAATCGCGCGGGGCCGCTGTGGACAAAGTGGTTCAGGCCATTTGA
- a CDS encoding BamA/TamA family outer membrane protein: protein MIGLRVHTWSKHLLLGVLAALGVQLGLLGALRAQGPASGPPVAAGQLPPPPQPSPIVAAEAVPAGKPTAPNVADIRLDGIPEGQLARVMKHVAQNVRTRAGRPFVAEQVEEDVRRLIATRRYVDVDTLYQNTPDGQMIVIFRLVERPTIEYVKYVGNKVRSRVLGKKTGLKEGMAKDPYSVDEARRKLEEFYQEKGYSRAQVTVMEGNDPQDRGVIFLINEGGKQKVWKTEFEGNTIVSDGRLKTLVQSKPGILWIFRGQVNRDEIEEDKNRLSAYYRSLGFFDARIGRRLDYDEAQKWLTVTFVIDEGVQYKVRNVSIVGNTKFAADGLSRDFKLVAGDYFNQAKMNRDVADLQDKYGIHGYVFAAVEATPTFNDEQKGVLDLIYRLDEGQQYRVGRIDPIIKGDHPHTRLSTVLNRVSIRPGDIMDLRELRNSERRLKASGLFVVDPSQGEPPKIVFKQPEMDEGQVAERPQNPNNFRGQSPDPERAEGMISAFSDRVRGATTRSAVMPIHPNALPRQPRPPVRVSPPPPPQIRGPQDRVPLRVDTSRVRGQSPGEHVWGQAPQQPSGQKLVSQRPPVNNAPGGYPTTWRPGNQPVYTAQNAPNGGYAASPYPQSNAAPSTVYQQSAPGAYSSAPNYGVPQTIAPAPGGYPATGPQGYSLPQGGVPTYEGGGPALSGQPAPTGTELYPQGGYGFLGTGDPTQGPSIPTTRELPTLPIVPTVEETQTGRLMFGVGINSNAGVVGNIVIDERNFDIFRVPRSWEEIRNFTAFRGGGQQFRIEAVPGNQLQRYMITFREPYLFDSLVSFGLSGFLFTRQYFGWNEDRIGGRVSFGYQFPHRPDLSVNLALGGQNVEVKNPRFPSPPQVIDVLGDNALYTARLSLMHDTRDSAFLATEGHMFEISYEQAFGDFTYPRGSIEGKQYFHTMERADGSGRHVLSFSGQVSASGDETPVFENFYAGGFSTIRGFDFRGASPRMFNVPTGGRFMLLGSVEYMVPLTPDDMLRAVVFCDAGTVEEDIDVNKDNFRVAPGFGLRITVPALGPAPIALDLAAPIAHAGGDDIQNFSFFVGYSR, encoded by the coding sequence ATGATCGGCCTTCGCGTCCACACGTGGTCGAAACATCTCCTGCTTGGGGTGTTGGCGGCGCTCGGCGTGCAACTCGGCCTGTTGGGAGCACTGCGCGCGCAGGGTCCAGCCTCCGGCCCGCCTGTCGCCGCCGGACAGTTACCACCGCCGCCCCAGCCGAGCCCGATTGTCGCGGCGGAAGCAGTCCCGGCCGGCAAGCCGACCGCGCCGAACGTAGCCGATATCCGCTTGGACGGCATTCCCGAAGGGCAACTGGCGCGTGTGATGAAGCACGTCGCGCAGAACGTGCGAACCCGCGCTGGACGCCCGTTTGTCGCGGAACAAGTAGAAGAAGATGTGCGGCGATTGATCGCCACTCGGCGCTACGTTGACGTCGATACCCTCTATCAAAACACGCCCGACGGGCAGATGATCGTGATTTTCCGGCTGGTCGAACGGCCGACGATCGAATATGTGAAGTACGTCGGCAACAAAGTGAGAAGCCGCGTGCTGGGCAAAAAAACCGGCCTGAAAGAGGGCATGGCGAAGGACCCTTATTCCGTCGATGAAGCGCGGCGGAAGCTGGAGGAGTTTTATCAGGAGAAAGGCTACAGCCGCGCGCAAGTCACGGTGATGGAAGGCAACGATCCGCAGGACCGCGGCGTGATCTTCCTCATCAACGAAGGCGGCAAGCAGAAGGTTTGGAAAACGGAGTTCGAAGGCAACACGATCGTCAGCGATGGACGACTCAAGACGCTGGTCCAATCGAAGCCAGGCATTCTGTGGATCTTCCGCGGGCAAGTGAATCGCGATGAGATCGAAGAGGATAAGAACCGACTCTCCGCGTACTACCGCAGCCTGGGCTTCTTCGACGCGCGGATCGGGCGACGGCTCGACTATGACGAAGCACAGAAATGGCTGACGGTGACCTTCGTGATCGACGAAGGCGTGCAGTACAAGGTGCGGAACGTCTCGATCGTCGGCAACACGAAGTTCGCGGCGGACGGATTGAGCCGAGACTTCAAGCTGGTAGCCGGCGACTATTTCAATCAAGCGAAGATGAACCGCGACGTGGCCGACTTGCAAGACAAGTACGGCATCCACGGCTACGTGTTCGCGGCCGTGGAAGCGACGCCGACCTTCAATGACGAGCAAAAAGGCGTACTCGACCTCATCTACCGACTGGACGAAGGGCAGCAATATCGCGTCGGCCGCATCGATCCGATCATCAAGGGCGACCATCCGCATACGCGATTGTCGACCGTCTTGAATCGCGTCTCGATTCGCCCCGGCGATATCATGGACCTGCGCGAATTGCGCAATAGCGAACGACGGTTGAAGGCTTCCGGCCTATTCGTCGTCGATCCCTCGCAGGGGGAACCGCCGAAGATCGTGTTCAAGCAGCCTGAAATGGACGAAGGCCAAGTGGCAGAACGTCCGCAGAATCCGAACAATTTCCGTGGCCAAAGCCCGGACCCGGAACGCGCCGAGGGCATGATCTCGGCCTTCTCGGATCGTGTGCGCGGCGCAACGACGCGCAGCGCCGTGATGCCCATTCACCCGAACGCGTTGCCGCGTCAGCCGCGGCCGCCGGTGCGGGTCTCACCGCCACCGCCGCCACAGATTCGCGGTCCACAAGATCGCGTTCCGTTGCGCGTCGATACGTCGCGGGTGCGCGGACAAAGCCCCGGCGAACACGTCTGGGGACAGGCGCCGCAACAGCCTTCGGGGCAGAAGCTGGTGTCGCAACGTCCGCCCGTCAACAACGCGCCGGGAGGATACCCGACGACTTGGCGTCCAGGAAATCAGCCCGTCTACACCGCGCAGAACGCGCCGAACGGTGGGTACGCGGCGTCGCCTTATCCGCAGTCGAACGCCGCCCCCAGCACGGTCTATCAGCAGTCCGCGCCAGGCGCCTATTCCTCGGCGCCCAACTATGGCGTGCCGCAGACCATCGCTCCGGCGCCAGGCGGCTATCCGGCCACCGGCCCGCAGGGCTACAGCCTGCCGCAAGGGGGCGTGCCGACCTATGAAGGTGGAGGCCCGGCGCTTTCCGGTCAGCCTGCGCCGACTGGCACCGAACTCTATCCGCAAGGCGGTTACGGATTCCTCGGCACGGGCGATCCGACACAAGGTCCTTCGATTCCGACGACGCGCGAACTGCCGACGTTGCCGATCGTCCCCACAGTCGAAGAAACGCAAACCGGGCGATTGATGTTCGGCGTGGGCATCAACTCGAACGCCGGCGTGGTCGGCAACATCGTGATCGACGAGCGCAACTTCGACATCTTCCGCGTCCCGCGGAGTTGGGAAGAGATTCGCAACTTCACGGCGTTTCGCGGCGGCGGCCAGCAGTTTCGCATCGAGGCAGTGCCGGGCAATCAGTTGCAACGATACATGATCACCTTCCGCGAGCCGTACTTGTTTGACTCGTTGGTGAGTTTCGGCCTGAGCGGCTTCTTGTTCACGCGGCAGTATTTTGGCTGGAATGAAGATCGCATCGGCGGACGCGTGAGCTTCGGCTACCAGTTCCCGCATCGCCCCGACTTGTCGGTGAACCTGGCGCTCGGCGGGCAAAACGTAGAAGTCAAGAATCCGCGATTCCCCAGCCCGCCGCAGGTGATCGACGTGTTGGGCGACAACGCGCTCTACACGGCGCGGCTATCGCTCATGCACGATACGCGCGACAGCGCGTTTCTGGCCACCGAAGGACACATGTTCGAGATCTCCTACGAACAGGCGTTCGGCGATTTCACCTATCCGCGCGGTTCGATCGAGGGGAAGCAGTACTTCCACACCATGGAACGCGCCGACGGCTCCGGGCGCCACGTGCTGAGCTTCAGCGGACAAGTGTCCGCTAGCGGCGACGAGACGCCCGTGTTCGAGAATTTTTATGCCGGCGGCTTCTCGACGATCCGCGGCTTCGATTTCCGCGGGGCGTCGCCACGGATGTTCAATGTGCCGACGGGCGGTCGCTTCATGCTCTTGGGCTCAGTCGAGTACATGGTGCCGCTGACGCCGGACGACATGCTTCGCGCCGTGGTGTTCTGCGATGCCGGCACCGTGGAAGAGGACATCGACGTCAACAAAGACAACTTCCGCGTCGCACCCGGCTTCGGTTTGCGGATCACCGTGCCGGCCTTGGGTCCGGCGCCAATCGCCCTCGACCTGGCCGCGCCAATCGCGCATGCCGGCGGGGACGACATCCAGAACTTCAGCTTCTTCGTGGGCTACAGCCGATAG
- a CDS encoding outer membrane beta-barrel protein produces MACWRKLSTALLAAITALNYCAPAVAQSLRILPEIERTSAEVEIEAVPTEQKPLADAPFVEPEQDWVASEFAPDEGYEEYGDECPPGVRGAGHRLRRRWHHTRHDASELFERLRAPERTRSWTNRPLSIGGFVGGMFGTELISGRVEQEPGVFVGGRFGWDFSEYWGLETRLGLVEMNLSATDPAVFLDKNEVTAWDFDFMYYPWGESRLRPFLTLGLGLLQHDFTDDTGYRAKDTLFAIPIGIGAKYRIDQRLALRFDLTNHYAFAGGHDVESTNNIAITAGLELRFGGRRKSYWPWEPSRTWW; encoded by the coding sequence ATGGCGTGTTGGCGCAAGCTGAGTACGGCGTTGCTGGCCGCAATCACGGCTCTCAACTACTGCGCGCCTGCCGTCGCCCAATCGCTCCGCATCTTGCCGGAGATTGAACGGACGAGCGCCGAAGTGGAAATCGAGGCGGTTCCCACCGAACAGAAACCGCTCGCCGACGCTCCCTTCGTGGAACCGGAACAAGATTGGGTGGCGTCGGAGTTCGCGCCCGACGAAGGCTACGAAGAGTATGGAGATGAATGCCCGCCCGGCGTGCGCGGCGCGGGGCATCGTCTGCGGCGCCGTTGGCATCATACGCGTCACGACGCATCGGAGCTTTTCGAACGACTCCGCGCGCCGGAGCGCACCCGCAGTTGGACGAACCGCCCGCTCTCCATCGGCGGTTTCGTCGGCGGCATGTTCGGCACGGAATTGATCAGCGGACGCGTTGAGCAAGAACCGGGCGTGTTCGTGGGCGGGCGTTTCGGTTGGGACTTCTCCGAGTATTGGGGCCTGGAAACGCGCCTCGGCCTGGTCGAGATGAATCTCAGCGCCACCGACCCTGCCGTGTTCCTCGACAAGAACGAAGTCACCGCCTGGGACTTTGATTTCATGTACTACCCGTGGGGCGAATCCAGATTGCGGCCGTTCCTGACGCTCGGCCTCGGGCTCCTGCAACACGACTTCACCGACGACACCGGCTACCGCGCCAAAGACACGCTCTTCGCGATCCCGATCGGCATCGGTGCGAAGTACCGCATCGACCAACGCCTGGCCCTCCGCTTCGACCTTACCAACCACTACGCCTTCGCCGGCGGCCACGACGTGGAATCAACGAACAACATCGCCATCACCGCCGGCCTGGAGCTTCGCTTCGGCGGCCGAAGAAAAAGCTACTGGCCCTGGGAGCCGAGTCGGACTTGGTGGTAA